The proteins below come from a single Drosophila teissieri strain GT53w chromosome 3L, Prin_Dtei_1.1, whole genome shotgun sequence genomic window:
- the LOC122615994 gene encoding JNK-interacting protein 3 isoform X7, producing MMDNDDALLNNGGPQSGAETVYGTEDNNMVMSEKNEQVVSIVQQLAGSIYQEFERMINRYDEDVVKNLMPLLVNVLECLDASYRINQEQDVEVELLREDNEQLVTQYEREKSARKQSEQKLLEAEDLAEQENKELATRLESVESIVRMLELKHKNSLEHASRLEEREADLKKEYNKLHERYTELFKNHVDYMERTKMLMGSTHSQMSTASERMDVSRARLNPVARSSGPVSYGFASLENSVMLDTETICSVGSQSDDSGPPSLQNELDNLGGTAERGAANVEQHQATSPQSPDSSPVVPNVPPNVGRSTTKKEQRSDNNLYQELSFQDNEESEENEIVTGSWVHPGEYASSANDNYFGMGKEVENLIMENNELLATKNALNIVKDDLIVKVDELTGEVEIVREELNAMQQSRTKLRQRISELEDELKKAKEQVKQQNTEQEENDVPLAQRKRFTRVEMAMVLMERNQYKERLMELQEAVRLTEILRASRTVDNLDRKSKQSIWKYFSNLFTPSNRPTERVADGLGGGPMFRHTGGGSPAHSHGSPSRGSGSGDNRLALTSGQPPVHPASAGLANALIMPKDYAEEGSSERISARRREQYRQLRAHVQKEDGRLHAYGWSLPINKASQEANPNRHSGGVPVPVYCNPLAEASPHMKVFCAAGVNLHGGFTKNGQSLIPANSPYAPKSTLKIAEITSPTADQSMEALDRQMARVSLETLEPETQLSSFVWICTSTHAASTVSVVDANQSATVLDAFPICASHLLCIASVQGAMESDYALLEQSEVVKAGEMLQRPGEGVELLGKVEFVRVKPKSDDEQNSNAKQQQEEEEAKEATEKSNEQLPAVNAEEPLGNVEAIKIRQPLPGAPQRLATDGNQTNNNNNTSSNLLFTTKSLNPILETKDRDEPAMSSVGPTMWLGAQDGWLYVHSSVGRWHECLHRVLLPDAVLAIVHVEARVVVALANAQLAVFRRQTDGQWDLNSYHLVTLGDRNHSIRCLCVAGERIWAAHRNKIFIVDPVSLNIVHSLDAHPRKESQVRQMAATGAGVWVSIRLDSTLRLYNTHTFEHKQDVDIEPYVSKMLGTGKLGFSFVRITALMVSCNRLWIGTSNGVIISVPLAEVQPKSSSDPHGQMPLCCMANAQLSFHGHRDAVKFFVSVPMLQQPNLNGGLTFTNKRPDMLVMCGGEGYIDFRIRHDKFDASDNAAHLIVWKVDT from the exons ATGATGGACAACGATGATGCACTGCTCAACAATGGAGGGCCACAGTCCGGAGCAGAAACGGTCTACGGCACCGAGGACAACAACATGGTCATGTCGGAGAAG AATGAACAGGTTGTCAGCATC GTCCAACAACTGGCGGGCAGTATTTATCAGGAATTCGAGCGGATGATCAATCGCTATGACGAGGATGTGGTGAAGAACCTGATGCCGCTGCTCGTGAACGTGCTGGAGTGCCTGGATGCCTCTTATCGCATCAATCAGGAGCAggatgtggaggtggagctgCTGCGCGAGGACAACGAGCAGCTAGTCACACAATATGAGCGGGAAAAGAGCGCCCGCAAACAGTCCGAACAGAAG CTATTGGAAGCGGAGGATCTGGCCGAGCAGGAGAACAAGGAGCTGGCCACGCGCTTGGAATCGGTGGAGAGCATTGTGCGAATGCTGGAACTGAAGCACAAGAACAGCTTGGAGCACGCCAGTCGTTTGGAAGAGCGGGAGGCGGATCTCAAAAAG GAGTATAACAAACTGCACGAGCGGTACACTGAGCTGTTCAAGAACCATGTGGACTACATGGAGCGCACTAAGATGCTGATGGGCTCAACGCATTCCCAAATGAGCACCGCCTCCGAACGCATGGATGTGAGCCGAGCGAGACTGAATCCCGTGGCTCGCAGCTCGGGACCCGTTTCCTATGGTTTCGCCTCGCTGGAGAATTCGGTGATGCTGGACACCGAGACCATTTGCAGTGTGGGCAGCCAGTCGGATGACTCCGGTCCGCCTTCACTGCAGAACGAGCTGGACAATCTCGGTGGGACGGCGGAACGTGGAGCTGCCAACGTGGAACAGCACCAGGCCACCTCGCCCCAGAGTCCCGACAGCAGTCCCGTTGTGCCAAATGTGCCTCCAAATG TTGGTCGCTCGACTACCAAAAAGGAGCAGCGCTCGGATAACAATCTCTACCAAGAGCTGTCCTTCCAGGACAATGAGGAGAGTGAAGAGAATGAGATTGTCACAG GCAGCTGGGTCCATCCCGGAGAGTATGCGTCCTCAG CTAACGACAACTATTTTG GCATGGGCAAAGAAGTTGAGAATCTTATCATGGAGAACAATGAGTTGCTGGCCACCAA AAATGCGCTCAATATTGTCAAGGATGATTTAATTGTCAAAGTGGATGAGCTCACTGGTGAGGTCGAAATCGTTCGCGAGGAGCTCAATGCCATGCAGCAATCGAGGACCAAGTTGCGGCAGCGCATCAGTGAGCTGGAGGACGAGCTCAAGAAGGCCAAGGAGCAGGTCAAGCAGCAAA ACACTGAGCAAGAGGAGAACGATGTGCCGCTGGCACAGCGCAAGAGATTCACCCGTGTGGAAATGGCCATGGTGCTAATGGAGCGCAATCAGTACAAGGAGCGTTTAATGGAGCTGCAGGAGGCAGTGCGTCTGACAGAAATACTCCGCGCCTCGCGTACCGTAGATAATTTAGACAGAAAGTCCAAACAGAGCATTTGGAAGTACTTTAGTAATCTTTTTAC CCCCTCCAACCGCCCAACGGAACGCGTTGCGGATGGTCTCGGAGGGGGGCCGATGTTTCGTCACACCGGCGGAGGAAGTCCTGCCCACAGTCACGGATCCCCCAGTcgaggaagtggaagtggcgaCAATCGCCTGGCCCTAACCAGCGGCCAACCGCCCGTGCATCCGGCCAGCGCTGGTCTTGCCAACGCACTCATTATGCCGAAAGACTATGCCGAGGAGGGCAGTTCGGAGAGGATCAGTGCGAGGAGAAGGGAGCAGTACCGCCAGCTACGTGCTCATGTCCAAAAGGAGGATGGCCGGCTGCATGCCTACGGTTGGAGTTTGCCGATTAACAAGGCCAGCCAGGAGGCGAATCCCAACCGCCATTCGGGAGGTGTACCAGTTCCCGTATATTGTAATCCCCTGGCGGAGGCATCGCCCCACATGAAGGTATTTTGTGCGGCAGGCGTTAATCTACACGGCGGCTTCACCAAGAATGGGCAATCACTGATACCTGCCAACTCACCATATGCTCCGAAATCTACGCTCAAAATAGCTGAGATAACCAGTCCCACAGCGGATCAGAGCATGGAGGCCTTGGACAGGCAGATGGCGAGGGTCAGCCTGGAGACACTGGAGCCCGAGACGCAACTCAGTTCGTTTGTGTGGATATGCACAAGCACACATGCTGCCAGTACGGTCAGTGTGGTCGATGCCAATCAATCGGCCACTGTGCTGGACGCCTTTCCCATTTGCGCATCGCATTTGCTTTGCATTGCCTCCGTGCAAGGAGCGATGGAGAGTGACTACGCGTTGCTGGAGCAATCGGAAGTGGTCAAGGCGGGCGAGATGCTGCAGCGGCCGGGCGAGGGAGTTGAGCTATTGGGCAAAGTGGAGTTTGTACGTGTAAAACCAAAGTCGGACGATGAGCAGAACAGCAATGcaaagcaacagcaggaggaggaggaggccaaggAAGCCACTGAGAAATCCAACGAGCAGCTCCCGGCCGTAAACGCCGAAGAGCCACTTGGCAATGTGGAGGCCATCAAAATACGCCAGCCACTGCCAGGAGCTCCCCAGCGATTGGCCACAGATGGCAACCAgactaacaacaacaataacaccaGCAGCAATCTTTTGTTTACCACGAAGTCGTTGAACCCCATACTGGAGACCAAGGATCGTGATGAACCGGCAATGAGCTCGGTGGGTCCCACAATGTGGCTGGGCGCCCAGGACGGCTGGCTGTATGTGCACAGCAGCGTGGGAAGGTGGCACGAGTGCCTGCACCGAGTTCTCCTGCCGGATGCTGTGCTAGCGATTGTACACGTAGAGGCGAGGGTCGTTGTGGCGCTGGCCAATGCCCAACTGGCTGTGTTCCGCCGCCAGACAGACGGCCAATGGGATCTGAATAGCTATCACCTGGTGACGCTCGGTGATCGCAACCATTCGATACGTTGCCTCTGTGTGGCTGGCGAGCGCATTTGGGCCGCTCACCGCAACAAGATCTTTATCGTGGACCCCGTATCGCTCAACATTGTGCACTCGCTGGACGCGCATCCGCGAAAGGAGAGCCAGGTGCGTCAGATGGCGGCCACGGGAGCTGGTGTCTGGGTATCGATCAG ACTGGACTCCACGCTGCGGCTGTACAACACGCACACGTTCGAGCACAAGCAGGACGTGGACATTGAGCCGTACGTCTCCAAAATGCTCGGCACCGGCAAGCTGGGCTTTAGCTTCGTCCGCATCACCGCTCTAATGGTGTCCTGCAACCGACTGTGGATCGGCACCAGCAACGGCGTGATCATCTCAGTGCCACTGGCCGAAGTGCAGCCCAAGTCATCAt CCGATCCCCATGGCCAGATGCCGCTGTGCTGCATGGCCAACGCTCAACTTTCCTTCCACGGCCACCGGGATGCGGTGAAATTCTTCGTATCGGTGCCCATGCTGCAGCAGCCCAATCTGAACGGTGGACTGACCTTCACCAACAAGCGACCCGATATGCTGGTCATGTGCGGCGGCGAGGGCTACATCGATTTTCGCATAA GACATGATAAGTTTGATGCTAGTGATAATGCAGCGCACTTGATAGTTTGGAAAGTCGATACGTAA
- the LOC122615994 gene encoding JNK-interacting protein 3 isoform X1 — MMDNDDALLNNGGPQSGAETVYGTEDNNMVMSEKNEQVVSIVQQLAGSIYQEFERMINRYDEDVVKNLMPLLVNVLECLDASYRINQEQDVEVELLREDNEQLVTQYEREKSARKQSEQKLLEAEDLAEQENKELATRLESVESIVRMLELKHKNSLEHASRLEEREADLKKEYNKLHERYTELFKNHVDYMERTKMLMGSTHSQMSTASERMDVSRARLNPVARSSGPVSYGFASLENSVMLDTETICSVGSQSDDSGPPSLQNELDNLGGTAERGAANVEQHQATSPQSPDSSPVVPNVPPNVGRSTTKKEQRSDNNLYQELSFQDNEESEENEIVTGSWVHPGEYASSANDNYFGMGKEVENLIMENNELLATKNALNIVKDDLIVKVDELTGEVEIVREELNAMQQSRTKLRQRISELEDELKKAKEQVKQQNTEQEENDVPLAQRKRFTRVEMAMVLMERNQYKERLMELQEAVRLTEILRASRTVDNLDRKSKQSIWKYFSNLFTPSNRPTERVADGLGGGPMFRHTGGGSPAHSHGSPSRGSGSGDNRLALTSGQPPVHPASAGLANALIMPKDYAEEGSSERISARRREQYRQLRAHVQKEDGRLHAYGWSLPINKASQEANPNRHSGGVPVPVYCNPLAEASPHMKVFCAAGVNLHGGFTKNGQSLIPANSPYAPKSTLKIAEITSPTADQSMEALDRQMARVSLETLEPETQLSSFVWICTSTHAASTVSVVDANQSATVLDAFPICASHLLCIASVQGAMESDYALLEQSEVVKAGEMLQRPGEGVELLGKVEFVRVKPKSDDEQNSNAKQQQEEEEAKEATEKSNEQLPAVNAEEPLGNVEAIKIRQPLPGAPQRLATDGNQTNNNNNTSSNLLFTTKSLNPILETKDRDEPAMSSVGPTMWLGAQDGWLYVHSSVGRWHECLHRVLLPDAVLAIVHVEARVVVALANAQLAVFRRQTDGQWDLNSYHLVTLGDRNHSIRCLCVAGERIWAAHRNKIFIVDPVSLNIVHSLDAHPRKESQVRQMAATGAGVWVSIRLDSTLRLYNTHTFEHKQDVDIEPYVSKMLGTGKLGFSFVRITALMVSCNRLWIGTSNGVIISVPLAEVQPKSSSDPHGQMPLCCMANAQLSFHGHRDAVKFFVSVPMLQQPNLNGGLTFTNKRPDMLVMCGGEGYIDFRINDNDMENSIQLEPNQTIENRGDKSYLIVWHVSQR, encoded by the exons ATGATGGACAACGATGATGCACTGCTCAACAATGGAGGGCCACAGTCCGGAGCAGAAACGGTCTACGGCACCGAGGACAACAACATGGTCATGTCGGAGAAG AATGAACAGGTTGTCAGCATC GTCCAACAACTGGCGGGCAGTATTTATCAGGAATTCGAGCGGATGATCAATCGCTATGACGAGGATGTGGTGAAGAACCTGATGCCGCTGCTCGTGAACGTGCTGGAGTGCCTGGATGCCTCTTATCGCATCAATCAGGAGCAggatgtggaggtggagctgCTGCGCGAGGACAACGAGCAGCTAGTCACACAATATGAGCGGGAAAAGAGCGCCCGCAAACAGTCCGAACAGAAG CTATTGGAAGCGGAGGATCTGGCCGAGCAGGAGAACAAGGAGCTGGCCACGCGCTTGGAATCGGTGGAGAGCATTGTGCGAATGCTGGAACTGAAGCACAAGAACAGCTTGGAGCACGCCAGTCGTTTGGAAGAGCGGGAGGCGGATCTCAAAAAG GAGTATAACAAACTGCACGAGCGGTACACTGAGCTGTTCAAGAACCATGTGGACTACATGGAGCGCACTAAGATGCTGATGGGCTCAACGCATTCCCAAATGAGCACCGCCTCCGAACGCATGGATGTGAGCCGAGCGAGACTGAATCCCGTGGCTCGCAGCTCGGGACCCGTTTCCTATGGTTTCGCCTCGCTGGAGAATTCGGTGATGCTGGACACCGAGACCATTTGCAGTGTGGGCAGCCAGTCGGATGACTCCGGTCCGCCTTCACTGCAGAACGAGCTGGACAATCTCGGTGGGACGGCGGAACGTGGAGCTGCCAACGTGGAACAGCACCAGGCCACCTCGCCCCAGAGTCCCGACAGCAGTCCCGTTGTGCCAAATGTGCCTCCAAATG TTGGTCGCTCGACTACCAAAAAGGAGCAGCGCTCGGATAACAATCTCTACCAAGAGCTGTCCTTCCAGGACAATGAGGAGAGTGAAGAGAATGAGATTGTCACAG GCAGCTGGGTCCATCCCGGAGAGTATGCGTCCTCAG CTAACGACAACTATTTTG GCATGGGCAAAGAAGTTGAGAATCTTATCATGGAGAACAATGAGTTGCTGGCCACCAA AAATGCGCTCAATATTGTCAAGGATGATTTAATTGTCAAAGTGGATGAGCTCACTGGTGAGGTCGAAATCGTTCGCGAGGAGCTCAATGCCATGCAGCAATCGAGGACCAAGTTGCGGCAGCGCATCAGTGAGCTGGAGGACGAGCTCAAGAAGGCCAAGGAGCAGGTCAAGCAGCAAA ACACTGAGCAAGAGGAGAACGATGTGCCGCTGGCACAGCGCAAGAGATTCACCCGTGTGGAAATGGCCATGGTGCTAATGGAGCGCAATCAGTACAAGGAGCGTTTAATGGAGCTGCAGGAGGCAGTGCGTCTGACAGAAATACTCCGCGCCTCGCGTACCGTAGATAATTTAGACAGAAAGTCCAAACAGAGCATTTGGAAGTACTTTAGTAATCTTTTTAC CCCCTCCAACCGCCCAACGGAACGCGTTGCGGATGGTCTCGGAGGGGGGCCGATGTTTCGTCACACCGGCGGAGGAAGTCCTGCCCACAGTCACGGATCCCCCAGTcgaggaagtggaagtggcgaCAATCGCCTGGCCCTAACCAGCGGCCAACCGCCCGTGCATCCGGCCAGCGCTGGTCTTGCCAACGCACTCATTATGCCGAAAGACTATGCCGAGGAGGGCAGTTCGGAGAGGATCAGTGCGAGGAGAAGGGAGCAGTACCGCCAGCTACGTGCTCATGTCCAAAAGGAGGATGGCCGGCTGCATGCCTACGGTTGGAGTTTGCCGATTAACAAGGCCAGCCAGGAGGCGAATCCCAACCGCCATTCGGGAGGTGTACCAGTTCCCGTATATTGTAATCCCCTGGCGGAGGCATCGCCCCACATGAAGGTATTTTGTGCGGCAGGCGTTAATCTACACGGCGGCTTCACCAAGAATGGGCAATCACTGATACCTGCCAACTCACCATATGCTCCGAAATCTACGCTCAAAATAGCTGAGATAACCAGTCCCACAGCGGATCAGAGCATGGAGGCCTTGGACAGGCAGATGGCGAGGGTCAGCCTGGAGACACTGGAGCCCGAGACGCAACTCAGTTCGTTTGTGTGGATATGCACAAGCACACATGCTGCCAGTACGGTCAGTGTGGTCGATGCCAATCAATCGGCCACTGTGCTGGACGCCTTTCCCATTTGCGCATCGCATTTGCTTTGCATTGCCTCCGTGCAAGGAGCGATGGAGAGTGACTACGCGTTGCTGGAGCAATCGGAAGTGGTCAAGGCGGGCGAGATGCTGCAGCGGCCGGGCGAGGGAGTTGAGCTATTGGGCAAAGTGGAGTTTGTACGTGTAAAACCAAAGTCGGACGATGAGCAGAACAGCAATGcaaagcaacagcaggaggaggaggaggccaaggAAGCCACTGAGAAATCCAACGAGCAGCTCCCGGCCGTAAACGCCGAAGAGCCACTTGGCAATGTGGAGGCCATCAAAATACGCCAGCCACTGCCAGGAGCTCCCCAGCGATTGGCCACAGATGGCAACCAgactaacaacaacaataacaccaGCAGCAATCTTTTGTTTACCACGAAGTCGTTGAACCCCATACTGGAGACCAAGGATCGTGATGAACCGGCAATGAGCTCGGTGGGTCCCACAATGTGGCTGGGCGCCCAGGACGGCTGGCTGTATGTGCACAGCAGCGTGGGAAGGTGGCACGAGTGCCTGCACCGAGTTCTCCTGCCGGATGCTGTGCTAGCGATTGTACACGTAGAGGCGAGGGTCGTTGTGGCGCTGGCCAATGCCCAACTGGCTGTGTTCCGCCGCCAGACAGACGGCCAATGGGATCTGAATAGCTATCACCTGGTGACGCTCGGTGATCGCAACCATTCGATACGTTGCCTCTGTGTGGCTGGCGAGCGCATTTGGGCCGCTCACCGCAACAAGATCTTTATCGTGGACCCCGTATCGCTCAACATTGTGCACTCGCTGGACGCGCATCCGCGAAAGGAGAGCCAGGTGCGTCAGATGGCGGCCACGGGAGCTGGTGTCTGGGTATCGATCAG ACTGGACTCCACGCTGCGGCTGTACAACACGCACACGTTCGAGCACAAGCAGGACGTGGACATTGAGCCGTACGTCTCCAAAATGCTCGGCACCGGCAAGCTGGGCTTTAGCTTCGTCCGCATCACCGCTCTAATGGTGTCCTGCAACCGACTGTGGATCGGCACCAGCAACGGCGTGATCATCTCAGTGCCACTGGCCGAAGTGCAGCCCAAGTCATCAt CCGATCCCCATGGCCAGATGCCGCTGTGCTGCATGGCCAACGCTCAACTTTCCTTCCACGGCCACCGGGATGCGGTGAAATTCTTCGTATCGGTGCCCATGCTGCAGCAGCCCAATCTGAACGGTGGACTGACCTTCACCAACAAGCGACCCGATATGCTGGTCATGTGCGGCGGCGAGGGCTACATCGATTTTCGCATAA ACGATAACGACATGGAAAACAGTATTCAACTggaaccaaaccaaacgatCGAGAATCGAGGCGATAAGAGTTACTTGATCGTGTGGCACGTTAGTCAACGTTAA
- the LOC122615994 gene encoding JNK-interacting protein 3 isoform X8, translating to MMDNDDALLNNGGPQSGAETVYGTEDNNMVMSEKVQQLAGSIYQEFERMINRYDEDVVKNLMPLLVNVLECLDASYRINQEQDVEVELLREDNEQLVTQYEREKSARKQSEQKLLEAEDLAEQENKELATRLESVESIVRMLELKHKNSLEHASRLEEREADLKKEYNKLHERYTELFKNHVDYMERTKMLMGSTHSQMSTASERMDVSRARLNPVARSSGPVSYGFASLENSVMLDTETICSVGSQSDDSGPPSLQNELDNLGGTAERGAANVEQHQATSPQSPDSSPVVPNVPPNVGRSTTKKEQRSDNNLYQELSFQDNEESEENEIVTGSWVHPGEYASSGMGKEVENLIMENNELLATKNALNIVKDDLIVKVDELTGEVEIVREELNAMQQSRTKLRQRISELEDELKKAKEQVKQQNTEQEENDVPLAQRKRFTRVEMAMVLMERNQYKERLMELQEAVRLTEILRASRTVDNLDRKSKQSIWKYFSNLFTPSNRPTERVADGLGGGPMFRHTGGGSPAHSHGSPSRGSGSGDNRLALTSGQPPVHPASAGLANALIMPKDYAEEGSSERISARRREQYRQLRAHVQKEDGRLHAYGWSLPINKASQEANPNRHSGGVPVPVYCNPLAEASPHMKVFCAAGVNLHGGFTKNGQSLIPANSPYAPKSTLKIAEITSPTADQSMEALDRQMARVSLETLEPETQLSSFVWICTSTHAASTVSVVDANQSATVLDAFPICASHLLCIASVQGAMESDYALLEQSEVVKAGEMLQRPGEGVELLGKVEFVRVKPKSDDEQNSNAKQQQEEEEAKEATEKSNEQLPAVNAEEPLGNVEAIKIRQPLPGAPQRLATDGNQTNNNNNTSSNLLFTTKSLNPILETKDRDEPAMSSVGPTMWLGAQDGWLYVHSSVGRWHECLHRVLLPDAVLAIVHVEARVVVALANAQLAVFRRQTDGQWDLNSYHLVTLGDRNHSIRCLCVAGERIWAAHRNKIFIVDPVSLNIVHSLDAHPRKESQVRQMAATGAGVWVSIRLDSTLRLYNTHTFEHKQDVDIEPYVSKMLGTGKLGFSFVRITALMVSCNRLWIGTSNGVIISVPLAEVQPKSSSDPHGQMPLCCMANAQLSFHGHRDAVKFFVSVPMLQQPNLNGGLTFTNKRPDMLVMCGGEGYIDFRIRHDKFDASDNAAHLIVWKVDT from the exons ATGATGGACAACGATGATGCACTGCTCAACAATGGAGGGCCACAGTCCGGAGCAGAAACGGTCTACGGCACCGAGGACAACAACATGGTCATGTCGGAGAAG GTCCAACAACTGGCGGGCAGTATTTATCAGGAATTCGAGCGGATGATCAATCGCTATGACGAGGATGTGGTGAAGAACCTGATGCCGCTGCTCGTGAACGTGCTGGAGTGCCTGGATGCCTCTTATCGCATCAATCAGGAGCAggatgtggaggtggagctgCTGCGCGAGGACAACGAGCAGCTAGTCACACAATATGAGCGGGAAAAGAGCGCCCGCAAACAGTCCGAACAGAAG CTATTGGAAGCGGAGGATCTGGCCGAGCAGGAGAACAAGGAGCTGGCCACGCGCTTGGAATCGGTGGAGAGCATTGTGCGAATGCTGGAACTGAAGCACAAGAACAGCTTGGAGCACGCCAGTCGTTTGGAAGAGCGGGAGGCGGATCTCAAAAAG GAGTATAACAAACTGCACGAGCGGTACACTGAGCTGTTCAAGAACCATGTGGACTACATGGAGCGCACTAAGATGCTGATGGGCTCAACGCATTCCCAAATGAGCACCGCCTCCGAACGCATGGATGTGAGCCGAGCGAGACTGAATCCCGTGGCTCGCAGCTCGGGACCCGTTTCCTATGGTTTCGCCTCGCTGGAGAATTCGGTGATGCTGGACACCGAGACCATTTGCAGTGTGGGCAGCCAGTCGGATGACTCCGGTCCGCCTTCACTGCAGAACGAGCTGGACAATCTCGGTGGGACGGCGGAACGTGGAGCTGCCAACGTGGAACAGCACCAGGCCACCTCGCCCCAGAGTCCCGACAGCAGTCCCGTTGTGCCAAATGTGCCTCCAAATG TTGGTCGCTCGACTACCAAAAAGGAGCAGCGCTCGGATAACAATCTCTACCAAGAGCTGTCCTTCCAGGACAATGAGGAGAGTGAAGAGAATGAGATTGTCACAG GCAGCTGGGTCCATCCCGGAGAGTATGCGTCCTCAG GCATGGGCAAAGAAGTTGAGAATCTTATCATGGAGAACAATGAGTTGCTGGCCACCAA AAATGCGCTCAATATTGTCAAGGATGATTTAATTGTCAAAGTGGATGAGCTCACTGGTGAGGTCGAAATCGTTCGCGAGGAGCTCAATGCCATGCAGCAATCGAGGACCAAGTTGCGGCAGCGCATCAGTGAGCTGGAGGACGAGCTCAAGAAGGCCAAGGAGCAGGTCAAGCAGCAAA ACACTGAGCAAGAGGAGAACGATGTGCCGCTGGCACAGCGCAAGAGATTCACCCGTGTGGAAATGGCCATGGTGCTAATGGAGCGCAATCAGTACAAGGAGCGTTTAATGGAGCTGCAGGAGGCAGTGCGTCTGACAGAAATACTCCGCGCCTCGCGTACCGTAGATAATTTAGACAGAAAGTCCAAACAGAGCATTTGGAAGTACTTTAGTAATCTTTTTAC CCCCTCCAACCGCCCAACGGAACGCGTTGCGGATGGTCTCGGAGGGGGGCCGATGTTTCGTCACACCGGCGGAGGAAGTCCTGCCCACAGTCACGGATCCCCCAGTcgaggaagtggaagtggcgaCAATCGCCTGGCCCTAACCAGCGGCCAACCGCCCGTGCATCCGGCCAGCGCTGGTCTTGCCAACGCACTCATTATGCCGAAAGACTATGCCGAGGAGGGCAGTTCGGAGAGGATCAGTGCGAGGAGAAGGGAGCAGTACCGCCAGCTACGTGCTCATGTCCAAAAGGAGGATGGCCGGCTGCATGCCTACGGTTGGAGTTTGCCGATTAACAAGGCCAGCCAGGAGGCGAATCCCAACCGCCATTCGGGAGGTGTACCAGTTCCCGTATATTGTAATCCCCTGGCGGAGGCATCGCCCCACATGAAGGTATTTTGTGCGGCAGGCGTTAATCTACACGGCGGCTTCACCAAGAATGGGCAATCACTGATACCTGCCAACTCACCATATGCTCCGAAATCTACGCTCAAAATAGCTGAGATAACCAGTCCCACAGCGGATCAGAGCATGGAGGCCTTGGACAGGCAGATGGCGAGGGTCAGCCTGGAGACACTGGAGCCCGAGACGCAACTCAGTTCGTTTGTGTGGATATGCACAAGCACACATGCTGCCAGTACGGTCAGTGTGGTCGATGCCAATCAATCGGCCACTGTGCTGGACGCCTTTCCCATTTGCGCATCGCATTTGCTTTGCATTGCCTCCGTGCAAGGAGCGATGGAGAGTGACTACGCGTTGCTGGAGCAATCGGAAGTGGTCAAGGCGGGCGAGATGCTGCAGCGGCCGGGCGAGGGAGTTGAGCTATTGGGCAAAGTGGAGTTTGTACGTGTAAAACCAAAGTCGGACGATGAGCAGAACAGCAATGcaaagcaacagcaggaggaggaggaggccaaggAAGCCACTGAGAAATCCAACGAGCAGCTCCCGGCCGTAAACGCCGAAGAGCCACTTGGCAATGTGGAGGCCATCAAAATACGCCAGCCACTGCCAGGAGCTCCCCAGCGATTGGCCACAGATGGCAACCAgactaacaacaacaataacaccaGCAGCAATCTTTTGTTTACCACGAAGTCGTTGAACCCCATACTGGAGACCAAGGATCGTGATGAACCGGCAATGAGCTCGGTGGGTCCCACAATGTGGCTGGGCGCCCAGGACGGCTGGCTGTATGTGCACAGCAGCGTGGGAAGGTGGCACGAGTGCCTGCACCGAGTTCTCCTGCCGGATGCTGTGCTAGCGATTGTACACGTAGAGGCGAGGGTCGTTGTGGCGCTGGCCAATGCCCAACTGGCTGTGTTCCGCCGCCAGACAGACGGCCAATGGGATCTGAATAGCTATCACCTGGTGACGCTCGGTGATCGCAACCATTCGATACGTTGCCTCTGTGTGGCTGGCGAGCGCATTTGGGCCGCTCACCGCAACAAGATCTTTATCGTGGACCCCGTATCGCTCAACATTGTGCACTCGCTGGACGCGCATCCGCGAAAGGAGAGCCAGGTGCGTCAGATGGCGGCCACGGGAGCTGGTGTCTGGGTATCGATCAG ACTGGACTCCACGCTGCGGCTGTACAACACGCACACGTTCGAGCACAAGCAGGACGTGGACATTGAGCCGTACGTCTCCAAAATGCTCGGCACCGGCAAGCTGGGCTTTAGCTTCGTCCGCATCACCGCTCTAATGGTGTCCTGCAACCGACTGTGGATCGGCACCAGCAACGGCGTGATCATCTCAGTGCCACTGGCCGAAGTGCAGCCCAAGTCATCAt CCGATCCCCATGGCCAGATGCCGCTGTGCTGCATGGCCAACGCTCAACTTTCCTTCCACGGCCACCGGGATGCGGTGAAATTCTTCGTATCGGTGCCCATGCTGCAGCAGCCCAATCTGAACGGTGGACTGACCTTCACCAACAAGCGACCCGATATGCTGGTCATGTGCGGCGGCGAGGGCTACATCGATTTTCGCATAA GACATGATAAGTTTGATGCTAGTGATAATGCAGCGCACTTGATAGTTTGGAAAGTCGATACGTAA